One Brassica napus cultivar Da-Ae chromosome C4, Da-Ae, whole genome shotgun sequence genomic region harbors:
- the LOC106353014 gene encoding kinesin light chain-like isoform X1, whose protein sequence is MSMTRIMSALLRRTHSFSSSRAPVSNSFASSLSVKPKISCQNDCGGHTRKLHLLDPRLWIIFSGQAAILGFCGNVALAEDDPIKPRSGDSTDGSGLERIEDGSVVSNIHTSKWRVFTDSGREHFFQGKLEPAERLFGSAIQEAKEGFGERDPHVASACNNLTKCFYRFLPLRKAELYRVKKEFDKAEPLYLEAVSILEEYYGPEDVRVGATLHNLGQLYLVQRKLEEARSCYERALKMKRRVLGHNHPDYAETMYHLGTVLHLQGKDTDAEALILDSLKIIEDNGQGESMTYIRRLRYLSQIYIRSNRLADAENIHRKLLHMMELSKGWNSMETVIAAEALAVTLQLSGQLSEAQELFEKCLNTQKKLLPEGHIQIGGNFLHMAKTFMLQATQLRGTNNSEALSKLDKAKDYLGDSSRIAKDVLLKLKNQKGKEQKQGKSSETLRNYEHAALVILLRSLESLAVLETSKNEIPEAKERDPHAAEDALLQCLSAYTEFGCGSQLQDSPEVKTEYVTCLKHLSVLLANRETMEASPISLAELKEEVKRIEMDLLGSHKKGS, encoded by the exons ATGTCTATGACTCGAATTATGTCGGCTCTCCTCAGACGAACTCATTCCTTTTCTTCTTCGCGGGCTCCCGTCTCCAACAGTTTTGCTTCTTCACTCTCCG TGAAACCAAAGATTTCGTGTCAGAATGATTGTGGAGGCCATACAAGGAAGTTGCATCTCTTGGATCCTCGGCTTTGGATTATCTTTTCTGGACAAGCCG CAATTCTTGGGTTTTGTGGGAACGTTGCATTGGCAGAGGATGATCCTATTAAGCCAAGATCTGGAGATAGTACGGATGGGAGTGGGTTAGAAAGGATTGAGGACGGCTCGGTTGTGTCTAACATACACACATCTAAGTGGAGGGTGTTTACTGATAGTGGAAGAGAACATTTCTTTCAG GGGAAACTGGAACCGGCAGAGAGGCTTTTTGGTTCGGCAATACAGGAAGCTAAGGAAGGGTTTGGAGAGAGGGATCCACATGTTGCATCTGCATGCAACAATCTG ACTAAGTGCTTTTATCGTTTCCTTCCTCTACGTAAGGCAGAGTTATACAGAGTTAAAAAAGAATTCGACAAAGCGGAGCCCTTATACCTGGAAGCTGTTAGCATACTGGAGGAGTACTATGGTCCTGAAGATGTGCG TGTCGGTGCTACTCTACACAACCTTGGACAGCTTTATCTTGTCCAGCGAAAACTTGAGGAAGCTCGTTCTTGCTACGAG CGTGCTTTAAAG ATGAAAAGACGAGTCCTGGGACATAATCATCCGGACTATGCAGAGACAATGTATCATCTTGGAACG GTATTACATCTGCAAGGAAAAGACACAGATGCGGAGGCTCTTATCCTGGATTCTCTTAAAATAATTGAG GATAATGGTCAAGGAGAGTCAATGACATATATTAGGAGACTGAGATACCTTTCTCAG ATATATATACGATCCAATCGTCTGGCTGATGCTGAAAACATACATAGGAAACTATTGCACATGATGGAATTATCAAAG GGATGGAACTCAATGGAGACAGTAATTGCAGCTGAAGCATTAGCGGTTACTCTACAATTATCTGGGCAGCTGAGTGAAGCTCAAGAACTGTTTGAAAA GTGTCTCAATACCCAAAAGAAGTTACTTCCAGAAGGACATATCCAGATAGGTGGAAATTTTCTGCACATGGCGAAGACATTTATGCTTCAGGCTACTCAGTTGAGAGGAACTAATAACAGTGAAGCTCTATCTAAACTAGATAAAGCAAAGGATTATCTTGGAGACTCATCTAG GATAGCAAAAGACGTTCTGCTTAAGCTGAAAAACCAAAAGGGCAAAGAGCAGAAACAAGGAAAATCCAGTGAGACTTTAAGGAATTATGAACACGCAGCTTTAGTCATATTG CTACGATCTCTTGAGAGTCTTGCAGTTCTAGAGACGAGCAAAAATGAGATCCCGGAGGCAAAG GAAAGGGACCCACATGCAGCTGAAGATGCACTTCTCCAATGTCTTTCAGCTTATACAGAG TTTGGTTGTGGAAGTCAGCTGCAAGATTCTCCGGAAGTAAAGACCGAATACGTTACGTGTCTTAAGCATCTCTCAGTTTTGTTAGCCAACAGAGAGACGATGGAGGCAAGTCCTATTTCTTTAGCAGAGCTGAAGGAAGAAGTAAAGCGTATTGAAATGGATCTTCTTGGTTCGCATAAGAAAGGAAGCTAA
- the LOC106353014 gene encoding kinesin light chain-like isoform X2, whose product MSMTRIMSALLRRTHSFSSSRAPVSNSFASSLSVKPKISCQNDCGGHTRKLHLLDPRLWIIFSGQAAILGFCGNVALAEDDPIKPRSGDSTDGSGLERIEDGSVVSNIHTSKWRVFTDSGREHFFQGKLEPAERLFGSAIQEAKEGFGERDPHVASACNNLAELYRVKKEFDKAEPLYLEAVSILEEYYGPEDVRVGATLHNLGQLYLVQRKLEEARSCYERALKMKRRVLGHNHPDYAETMYHLGTVLHLQGKDTDAEALILDSLKIIEDNGQGESMTYIRRLRYLSQIYIRSNRLADAENIHRKLLHMMELSKGWNSMETVIAAEALAVTLQLSGQLSEAQELFEKCLNTQKKLLPEGHIQIGGNFLHMAKTFMLQATQLRGTNNSEALSKLDKAKDYLGDSSRIAKDVLLKLKNQKGKEQKQGKSSETLRNYEHAALVILLRSLESLAVLETSKNEIPEAKERDPHAAEDALLQCLSAYTEFGCGSQLQDSPEVKTEYVTCLKHLSVLLANRETMEASPISLAELKEEVKRIEMDLLGSHKKGS is encoded by the exons ATGTCTATGACTCGAATTATGTCGGCTCTCCTCAGACGAACTCATTCCTTTTCTTCTTCGCGGGCTCCCGTCTCCAACAGTTTTGCTTCTTCACTCTCCG TGAAACCAAAGATTTCGTGTCAGAATGATTGTGGAGGCCATACAAGGAAGTTGCATCTCTTGGATCCTCGGCTTTGGATTATCTTTTCTGGACAAGCCG CAATTCTTGGGTTTTGTGGGAACGTTGCATTGGCAGAGGATGATCCTATTAAGCCAAGATCTGGAGATAGTACGGATGGGAGTGGGTTAGAAAGGATTGAGGACGGCTCGGTTGTGTCTAACATACACACATCTAAGTGGAGGGTGTTTACTGATAGTGGAAGAGAACATTTCTTTCAG GGGAAACTGGAACCGGCAGAGAGGCTTTTTGGTTCGGCAATACAGGAAGCTAAGGAAGGGTTTGGAGAGAGGGATCCACATGTTGCATCTGCATGCAACAATCTG GCAGAGTTATACAGAGTTAAAAAAGAATTCGACAAAGCGGAGCCCTTATACCTGGAAGCTGTTAGCATACTGGAGGAGTACTATGGTCCTGAAGATGTGCG TGTCGGTGCTACTCTACACAACCTTGGACAGCTTTATCTTGTCCAGCGAAAACTTGAGGAAGCTCGTTCTTGCTACGAG CGTGCTTTAAAG ATGAAAAGACGAGTCCTGGGACATAATCATCCGGACTATGCAGAGACAATGTATCATCTTGGAACG GTATTACATCTGCAAGGAAAAGACACAGATGCGGAGGCTCTTATCCTGGATTCTCTTAAAATAATTGAG GATAATGGTCAAGGAGAGTCAATGACATATATTAGGAGACTGAGATACCTTTCTCAG ATATATATACGATCCAATCGTCTGGCTGATGCTGAAAACATACATAGGAAACTATTGCACATGATGGAATTATCAAAG GGATGGAACTCAATGGAGACAGTAATTGCAGCTGAAGCATTAGCGGTTACTCTACAATTATCTGGGCAGCTGAGTGAAGCTCAAGAACTGTTTGAAAA GTGTCTCAATACCCAAAAGAAGTTACTTCCAGAAGGACATATCCAGATAGGTGGAAATTTTCTGCACATGGCGAAGACATTTATGCTTCAGGCTACTCAGTTGAGAGGAACTAATAACAGTGAAGCTCTATCTAAACTAGATAAAGCAAAGGATTATCTTGGAGACTCATCTAG GATAGCAAAAGACGTTCTGCTTAAGCTGAAAAACCAAAAGGGCAAAGAGCAGAAACAAGGAAAATCCAGTGAGACTTTAAGGAATTATGAACACGCAGCTTTAGTCATATTG CTACGATCTCTTGAGAGTCTTGCAGTTCTAGAGACGAGCAAAAATGAGATCCCGGAGGCAAAG GAAAGGGACCCACATGCAGCTGAAGATGCACTTCTCCAATGTCTTTCAGCTTATACAGAG TTTGGTTGTGGAAGTCAGCTGCAAGATTCTCCGGAAGTAAAGACCGAATACGTTACGTGTCTTAAGCATCTCTCAGTTTTGTTAGCCAACAGAGAGACGATGGAGGCAAGTCCTATTTCTTTAGCAGAGCTGAAGGAAGAAGTAAAGCGTATTGAAATGGATCTTCTTGGTTCGCATAAGAAAGGAAGCTAA
- the LOC106353015 gene encoding GDSL esterase/lipase At4g10955, whose amino-acid sequence MASDREDFTLCGPSHLTNLDWANENHQRCVAACLVQGIYIVERDRQLQREGSQALASPWWDSFHFKLIRRLIDDADFSIFGAIYEFKPPQQDTTTITTVDSKAPRYVIAFRGTLTKPDSVSRDLELDIHIIRNGLHRTSRFDIAMQAVRSMATSLGASNLWLTGHSMGAAMALLAGKTLAKTGVYVKSFLFNPPFVSPPIERISNERVRSGLRIAGSLVTAGLAFSRTLKQAQQPQHQQQQLQERNLSEDPLKALSLWLPDIHVNPGDHLCSEYIGFFEHRGNMEQLGYGAGIVERMAMQHSLGGLLMDAMGVSNAVDVQEPVHVIPSAKLIVNRTASEDYKEAHGIHQWWRDDQDLVSNIYLFK is encoded by the exons ATGGCCTCTGATAGAGAAGACTTTACTCTCTGTGGACCCTCACACCTCACTAATCTTGATTG GGCAAACGAAAATCACCAACGTTGTGTCGCAGCTTGTTTGGTTCAAGGGATCTACATTGTTGAGCGCGACCGTCAGCTTCAACGTGAAGGCTCTCAAGCTCTTGCATCTCCATGGTGGGACTCCTTCCACTTCAAACTCATCCGTCGCCTTATAGACGACGCTGACTTCTCTATCTTCGGCGCCATTTACGAATTCAAACCTCCACAACAAGACACTACTACCATCACCACCGTTGACTCTAAAGCTCCCCGTTATGTCATAGCCTTTAGAGGGACGTTGACTAAACCTGACTCCGTTTCTCGTGACCTCGAGTTAGACATCCACATTATCCGCAACGGCCTTCACCGTACATCACGTTTCGACATCGCTATGCAAGCTGTGAGAAGCATGGCTACTTCTTTAGGAGCTTCAAACCTCTGGCTAACGGGACATTCTATGGGTGCAGCGATGGCGCTTCTCGCTGGCAAAACGTTGGCGAAGACTGGAGTTTACGTCAAATCCTTCTTGTTCAACCCTCCCTTTGTGTCTCCTCCTATCGAGAGGATTTCTAACGAACGTGTCAGGAGCGGGCTTAGAATCGCGGGGAGCCTTGTTACAGCTGGACTGGCTTTCTCAAGAACCCTCAAGCAAGCGCAGCAGCCTCAGCATCAGCAGCAGCAACTGCAAGAGCGGAACTTGTCTGAAGATCCGCTAAAGGCTTTGTCTTTGTGGCTACCTGACATTCATGTGAATCCAGGGGACCATTTGTGTTCCGAGTACATTGGGTTTTTCGAGCACAGGGGAAACATGGAGCAACTTGGGTATGGGGCTGGAATCGTTGAGCGGATGGCGATGCAGCATTCATTGGGAGGTTTGCTGATGGATGCGATGGGAGTTAGTAACGCAGTGGACGTGCAAGAGCCTGTTCACGTGATCCCGTCTGCTAAGCTGATTGTAAACCGGACTGCTTCTGAAGACTACAAGGAAGCTCACGGGATACACCAGTGGTGGAGAGACGACCAAGATTTGGTTTCCAACATTTATTTGTTCAAATAG